A DNA window from Marinitoga sp. 1197 contains the following coding sequences:
- a CDS encoding TetR/AcrR family transcriptional regulator: protein MTKIKKKSIIKSNERSIGGDYIESIKERIFKSAVDLFFKKGFEATGVREIAKKANVSISMINYHFGSKKGILKEIIEVFFSRMNELLENEHIIEKDFEKRLRLAIKSLIQALRENEKLFKIIMIYIPESENELLNLRTKKLKNIIFKKVLQDKFKKENKNIRYDIIGPALSGMIFSHFLLKDLIPQIVETKIDDDFYKIYPDYIADIYLYGVLKKFEEELE, encoded by the coding sequence TTGACAAAAATAAAAAAAAAGAGTATAATAAAATCGAACGAACGTTCGATTGGGGGTGATTATATCGAAAGCATTAAAGAAAGAATTTTTAAAAGTGCTGTGGATTTATTTTTTAAAAAGGGATTTGAAGCTACTGGGGTTAGAGAAATTGCAAAAAAAGCAAATGTTAGTATATCCATGATTAATTATCATTTTGGATCAAAAAAAGGAATTTTAAAAGAAATTATAGAAGTATTTTTTTCTCGAATGAACGAACTGCTTGAAAATGAACATATAATAGAAAAAGATTTTGAAAAGAGATTACGTCTTGCAATAAAATCTTTAATTCAGGCTTTAAGAGAAAATGAAAAACTGTTTAAAATTATAATGATTTATATTCCAGAAAGTGAAAATGAACTTTTGAACCTGCGAACAAAAAAACTTAAAAATATAATTTTCAAAAAAGTACTACAAGATAAATTTAAAAAGGAGAATAAAAATATACGATATGATATCATCGGTCCAGCTTTAAGTGGTATGATTTTTTCACATTTTTTATTAAAAGATTTAATTCCTCAAATTGTAGAAACTAAAATAGATGATGATTTTTATAAAATATATCCTGATTATATAGCAGATATATATTTATATGGTGTTTTGAAAAAATTTGAAGAGGAGTTGGAATAA